A single window of Archangium gephyra DNA harbors:
- a CDS encoding CoA transferase subunit A: protein MKPGRWGSLSELVASIPDGAWLGTGGFMLGRAPMAMVLELIAQGRKDLKLISLPNPLPAEFLVAGGCLSRVELPFGALNLENRVRPMPCLKRAIEQGRLQWREHDGYRIVQRLRAASMGVPFLPAPDADVSELADADPLQTVVDPFTGQRVPVEPAFYPDVALIHARAADERGNLFIEDPTTDVLVAGAARRVLATAEERVSKLPRVTIPGFQVERVALVRQGALPTGCTGLYPHDDGMLADYLALAEAGREAEFLNAMLQTRRAA, encoded by the coding sequence ATGAAGCCGGGACGCTGGGGCTCGCTGTCCGAGCTGGTGGCTTCCATCCCGGATGGGGCGTGGCTGGGCACGGGTGGCTTCATGCTGGGCCGCGCGCCCATGGCCATGGTGCTGGAGCTGATCGCCCAGGGCCGCAAGGATTTGAAGCTCATCTCGCTGCCCAACCCGCTGCCCGCCGAGTTCCTGGTGGCCGGGGGTTGTCTGTCGCGGGTGGAGCTGCCCTTCGGGGCGCTGAACCTGGAGAACCGGGTGCGGCCCATGCCGTGCCTCAAGCGGGCCATCGAGCAGGGGCGGCTCCAGTGGCGCGAGCATGACGGCTACCGCATCGTGCAGCGGCTGCGCGCGGCGTCCATGGGCGTGCCCTTCCTGCCGGCGCCGGACGCGGACGTGTCCGAGCTGGCCGACGCGGATCCGCTCCAGACGGTGGTGGATCCCTTCACCGGGCAGCGGGTGCCGGTGGAGCCGGCCTTCTACCCGGACGTGGCGCTCATCCACGCGCGAGCGGCGGACGAGCGGGGCAACCTGTTCATCGAGGACCCCACCACGGACGTGCTGGTGGCGGGAGCGGCCCGGCGGGTGCTGGCGACGGCCGAGGAGCGCGTGTCCAAGCTCCCCCGGGTGACGATTCCCGGCTTCCAGGTGGAGCGGGTGGCCCTGGTGCGCCAGGGAGCGCTGCCCACCGGGTGCACCGGGCTGTACCCGCACGACGATGGGATGCTGGCGGACTACCTCGCGCTGGCCGAGGCCGGGCGGGAGGCGGAGTTCCTGAACGCGATGCTCCAGACGCGGAGGGCGGCATGA
- a CDS encoding copper oxidase translates to MSWAASRTRTGRVRAGGVYLVMWAVLTLALACQGELDANPDTPAPIEGAGEPPIVEPAPQVPPLVQCHRVVTARVVALDQVYTYNRFGSYNPTGMLYALRRDVEPIDASRPVGPGNARLRQDKRPRPLTLRVNVGDCLLIHFTNWLSPTREAIPSPEDTQPGVSRVDNEDHRQDSPFTRKASVHVQGMQYINIGSDGAWVGRNPGTLVSPGQGLSVSYYADHEGSFLLSSKGALIGGEGNGGSLVQGLFGAVHVEPPGARWYRSQVSAAVLQAATRKDAAGHPLTNPDGTPLLDYEARGPDGAPLLNMLEPNTLELVHSDLHALITGYSSTVVGTTSSKDQGHFREFTVLFHDELKAVQAFPELETNPSFAGVRDGFAINYGASGLGAELLANRARIGPSQDCGECQYEEFFLESWANGDPALNVEKDATGRAVRALYPDDPSNVSHSYLGDPVRFRNLHAGPKETHVFHLHAHQWKAAPGEEYSSYLDSQTIGPGSSYTYDINYGGSGNRNLTPGDAIYHCHLYPHFAQGMWALWRVHDVFEAGTGDRRLPDGEITEGTPSPAVVPLPERGMPPLPTYVDTEVTGASGLPVVRPAFPGYPFYIAARAGHRPPQPPLDIVEDGGLPRHLVTRAIGPSVLGTPDKRFFVEHTALELKLLPEDGTPPEKKAMSFHAGQFPGAGPATNRYGDTVAAYPAYTALGSLSRFLVNGRPPSPGAPYADPCPTGSPRRDYRAAFLQIDLPNINRAGWHDPQARLTVLDDDVADTRSGARPPEPFFFRAESGECINFFTTNLIPKALEQDDFQIYTPTDTIGQHIHLVKFDVTSSDGSGNGWNYEDGTFAAQEVLERIEKANVAGGAFVADGTLNPDGARVTLTAKAHPRLGASGAQTTVQRWWADPLQDPNGRDRTVETVFTHDHFSPSSHQHHGLYGALIVEPKGSRWRDPRTGVFYGTRPSDGGPTSWQADILTAFPADSYREFALAIADFALAYDECGEPVNPPPPREAPLPLAILPSPFPAPEAISAKDPGTMVINYRNEPIPLRISRREGCGERYQLPDFRGDMAQVFRSDVHGDPFTPLLRGYVGDRVKLRLIQGAQEEQHSFTVHGHKWLREEHDPHSGFSNAQPIGISEHFEFALNNGLPPIGGSYETADAMYQSAATGDLWHGTWGILRTYLNPQTGLMTLADVALQAADGQPRPPPAPLLAMPPESRRMPLTPTSAPLQPSYVTGANGQQQELRRVSGPMMYPREMYALAPELVRQADAEGRFRPRAVMVDSCPSTAAVRTYQVSAIDAETWLPGGRLTYNEEYGLYDPDALLFVRNEHLEDVRTGKRKPEPLILRARAGECVQVTLTNLLPEAPRQTPHWSHHAPITPFFNVNQVRPSNHVSLHPQLVNYDVNTDDGANVGLNAPQTVPPGGSWTYRWYAGDLASPPVIGTLPAEGRATPVEYGIVNLRDMADVVNHGLHGALGALVIEPSNAVWSTDADTEAQARVRYTGPDGTTRTFREFVLLFQDDLGLHTDTAAFRDTDVELNSGSALRNLAGEDDAEDTGMKAFNYRTEPLWARLGVAPQTPLEQLNDREQSNLLSSKAFGDPATPLLRALRGEALRLRIGQPSGHARQHAFALHGAEWRFNPWARGEHSRVFGPSPLSPIISTQGGISAMQHWNIVPEYGAGGLYGVRGDYLYQDLASFSFTQGLWGIVRVE, encoded by the coding sequence ATGTCATGGGCCGCGAGCAGGACGCGCACGGGAAGGGTGCGCGCGGGAGGGGTGTACCTGGTCATGTGGGCCGTGCTGACGTTGGCACTGGCCTGTCAGGGGGAGCTGGACGCAAACCCAGACACCCCCGCGCCCATCGAGGGCGCTGGGGAGCCACCCATCGTCGAGCCCGCGCCGCAGGTGCCGCCCCTGGTGCAATGCCACCGCGTCGTCACCGCCCGCGTGGTGGCGTTGGACCAGGTCTACACCTACAACCGCTTCGGTTCGTACAACCCCACGGGGATGCTCTACGCGCTGCGCCGGGACGTGGAACCCATCGACGCCTCGCGTCCCGTGGGCCCGGGCAACGCGCGGTTGCGCCAGGACAAGCGCCCGCGCCCGCTCACCCTCCGGGTCAACGTGGGGGACTGTCTGCTCATCCATTTCACCAACTGGCTGTCCCCCACCCGCGAGGCCATTCCCTCTCCGGAAGACACACAACCCGGAGTCAGCCGGGTCGACAACGAAGACCACCGCCAGGACTCGCCCTTCACCCGCAAGGCCTCCGTGCACGTGCAGGGAATGCAATACATCAACATCGGCAGTGACGGGGCGTGGGTGGGACGCAATCCCGGCACGCTGGTGTCCCCGGGCCAGGGCCTCAGCGTCTCCTACTACGCGGACCACGAGGGCTCCTTCCTCCTGTCCAGCAAGGGCGCGCTCATCGGCGGAGAGGGCAATGGCGGATCGCTCGTCCAGGGCCTCTTCGGCGCCGTCCACGTGGAGCCACCGGGCGCACGCTGGTACCGCTCCCAGGTCTCCGCCGCCGTGCTCCAGGCCGCTACCCGCAAGGACGCCGCCGGCCACCCGCTCACCAATCCCGACGGCACGCCCCTGCTCGACTACGAGGCCCGCGGCCCCGACGGCGCGCCCCTGTTGAACATGCTCGAGCCGAACACGCTGGAGCTCGTCCACTCGGACCTCCACGCCCTCATCACCGGCTACTCCAGCACCGTCGTGGGCACCACCTCGTCGAAGGACCAGGGCCACTTCCGCGAGTTCACCGTCCTCTTCCATGACGAGCTCAAGGCCGTGCAGGCCTTCCCGGAGCTGGAGACGAATCCCTCCTTCGCGGGGGTCCGCGATGGGTTCGCCATCAACTACGGCGCATCCGGCCTGGGCGCGGAGCTGCTCGCCAACCGCGCGAGGATCGGCCCCAGCCAGGACTGCGGCGAGTGCCAGTACGAGGAGTTCTTCCTCGAGTCCTGGGCCAACGGCGACCCCGCGCTCAACGTGGAGAAGGACGCCACCGGCCGCGCCGTGCGCGCCCTCTACCCGGATGACCCCTCCAACGTGAGCCACAGCTACCTGGGGGATCCGGTGCGCTTCCGCAACCTCCACGCCGGGCCCAAGGAGACGCACGTCTTCCACCTGCACGCCCACCAGTGGAAGGCCGCCCCGGGCGAGGAGTACTCCAGCTACCTCGACTCGCAGACCATCGGGCCGGGCTCGTCCTATACCTACGACATCAACTACGGCGGCTCCGGCAATCGCAACCTCACGCCGGGTGACGCCATCTACCACTGCCACCTCTACCCGCACTTCGCCCAGGGCATGTGGGCCCTGTGGCGCGTGCATGATGTCTTCGAGGCCGGCACCGGGGATCGCCGTCTCCCGGATGGGGAGATCACCGAGGGCACGCCCAGTCCCGCCGTCGTCCCCCTGCCCGAGCGCGGGATGCCGCCCCTGCCCACCTACGTGGACACGGAGGTGACGGGCGCCTCGGGGCTGCCCGTGGTGCGGCCCGCCTTCCCGGGCTACCCCTTCTACATCGCCGCCAGGGCGGGCCATCGTCCTCCCCAGCCGCCGCTGGACATCGTCGAGGACGGAGGCCTGCCCCGCCACCTCGTCACCCGGGCCATCGGCCCCTCCGTGCTGGGCACGCCCGACAAACGCTTCTTCGTGGAGCACACCGCGCTGGAGCTCAAGCTGCTGCCCGAGGACGGCACGCCTCCCGAGAAGAAGGCCATGTCCTTCCACGCCGGCCAGTTCCCGGGCGCTGGCCCGGCGACGAATCGCTACGGCGACACGGTGGCCGCCTATCCCGCGTACACGGCGCTCGGCTCGCTCTCGCGCTTCCTCGTCAACGGCCGCCCGCCCTCACCCGGCGCCCCCTACGCGGATCCCTGCCCCACGGGCTCCCCACGGCGCGACTACCGCGCCGCCTTCCTGCAGATCGATCTGCCCAACATCAACCGCGCGGGCTGGCATGACCCGCAGGCCCGCCTCACCGTCCTGGATGACGACGTGGCCGACACCCGCTCCGGCGCGCGTCCTCCCGAGCCCTTCTTCTTCCGCGCCGAGTCCGGCGAGTGCATCAACTTCTTCACCACCAACCTCATCCCCAAGGCGCTGGAGCAGGACGACTTCCAGATCTACACGCCCACCGACACCATCGGTCAGCACATCCACCTGGTGAAGTTCGACGTCACCTCCTCGGATGGCTCGGGCAACGGGTGGAACTACGAGGACGGCACCTTCGCCGCCCAGGAGGTGCTGGAGCGCATCGAGAAGGCCAACGTGGCCGGCGGCGCCTTCGTGGCCGATGGCACGCTCAATCCGGATGGCGCGCGCGTGACGCTCACCGCCAAGGCCCATCCGCGCCTGGGGGCCTCCGGCGCCCAGACCACCGTGCAGCGCTGGTGGGCGGACCCGCTCCAGGACCCCAACGGACGCGACCGCACCGTGGAGACCGTCTTCACGCATGACCACTTCTCGCCCTCGTCCCACCAGCATCACGGCCTGTACGGCGCACTCATCGTGGAGCCCAAGGGCTCGCGGTGGAGGGATCCCCGCACGGGCGTCTTCTACGGCACGCGCCCGAGCGACGGCGGCCCCACCAGCTGGCAGGCGGACATCCTCACCGCCTTCCCCGCGGACAGCTACCGGGAGTTCGCCCTCGCCATCGCGGACTTCGCCCTCGCCTATGACGAGTGCGGCGAGCCGGTGAATCCGCCTCCGCCCCGGGAGGCGCCACTGCCCCTGGCCATCCTGCCCTCGCCCTTCCCCGCCCCCGAGGCCATCAGCGCGAAGGATCCGGGCACCATGGTCATCAACTACCGCAACGAGCCCATTCCCCTGCGCATCTCGCGGCGCGAGGGGTGTGGCGAGCGCTACCAGCTGCCGGACTTCCGGGGGGACATGGCCCAGGTGTTCCGCTCGGACGTGCATGGAGACCCGTTCACCCCGCTGCTGCGCGGCTACGTGGGAGACCGGGTGAAGCTGCGCCTCATCCAGGGCGCCCAGGAGGAGCAGCACTCCTTCACCGTCCACGGCCACAAGTGGCTGCGCGAGGAGCATGACCCGCACAGCGGTTTCTCCAATGCCCAGCCGATAGGCATCTCCGAGCACTTCGAGTTCGCCCTGAACAACGGCCTGCCCCCCATCGGCGGCAGCTACGAGACGGCCGACGCCATGTACCAGAGCGCCGCCACGGGAGACCTCTGGCATGGCACGTGGGGCATCCTCCGCACGTACCTCAATCCCCAGACGGGGTTGATGACGCTCGCGGACGTGGCGCTGCAAGCCGCGGACGGACAGCCGCGCCCACCTCCCGCGCCCCTGCTGGCCATGCCTCCCGAGTCGCGCCGCATGCCCCTGACGCCCACGAGCGCCCCCTTGCAGCCCTCCTACGTCACCGGCGCCAACGGCCAGCAGCAGGAGCTGCGCCGGGTGAGCGGCCCCATGATGTACCCCCGGGAGATGTATGCCCTCGCGCCCGAGCTGGTGCGCCAGGCGGATGCCGAGGGCCGCTTCAGGCCACGGGCGGTGATGGTGGACTCGTGCCCGAGCACGGCGGCGGTGCGCACCTACCAGGTCTCGGCCATCGACGCGGAGACGTGGCTGCCCGGAGGCCGGCTCACCTACAACGAGGAGTACGGCCTGTACGATCCGGACGCCCTGCTCTTCGTCCGTAACGAGCACCTGGAGGACGTGCGCACCGGGAAGCGCAAGCCCGAGCCCCTCATCCTCCGGGCCCGCGCCGGTGAGTGCGTCCAGGTGACGCTCACCAACCTCCTGCCGGAGGCCCCGCGCCAGACGCCCCACTGGTCCCACCACGCGCCCATCACCCCCTTCTTCAACGTCAACCAGGTGCGGCCCTCCAACCACGTCTCGCTGCACCCGCAGCTCGTCAACTACGACGTGAACACGGATGACGGAGCCAACGTGGGCCTCAATGCCCCGCAGACGGTTCCTCCCGGCGGCTCGTGGACGTACCGCTGGTACGCGGGAGATCTCGCCAGTCCCCCGGTCATCGGCACACTGCCCGCGGAGGGCCGCGCGACACCGGTGGAGTACGGCATCGTCAACCTGCGTGACATGGCGGACGTGGTGAACCACGGCCTGCATGGCGCCCTCGGTGCGCTCGTCATCGAGCCCTCCAACGCCGTGTGGAGCACCGACGCGGACACCGAGGCCCAGGCCCGCGTGCGCTACACCGGGCCGGACGGCACCACCCGGACGTTCCGCGAGTTCGTCCTCCTCTTCCAGGACGACCTCGGCCTGCACACGGACACCGCCGCCTTCCGGGACACCGACGTGGAGCTGAACAGCGGCAGCGCGCTGCGCAACCTGGCCGGCGAGGACGATGCCGAGGACACGGGCATGAAGGCGTTCAACTACCGCACCGAGCCCCTCTGGGCCCGGCTCGGCGTGGCGCCCCAGACGCCGCTGGAGCAGCTCAACGACCGGGAGCAGTCCAACCTGCTGTCCTCCAAGGCCTTCGGAGACCCCGCCACGCCCCTGCTCCGGGCGCTCCGCGGCGAGGCGCTGCGCCTGCGCATCGGACAACCCTCGGGCCATGCGCGCCAGCACGCCTTCGCGCTCCACGGCGCCGAGTGGCGCTTCAACCCGTGGGCCCGGGGTGAGCACTCCCGCGTCTTCGGCCCCAGTCCCCTGTCTCCCATCATCTCCACCCAGGGCGGCATCTCCGCGATGCAGCACTGGAACATCGTGCCCGAGTACGGAGCGGGAGGCCTCTACGGCGTCCGGGGCGACTACCTCTACCAGGACCTGGCCAGCTTCTCGTTCACCCAGGGCCTCTGGGGCATCGTCCGCGTGGAGTAG
- a CDS encoding TetR/AcrR family transcriptional regulator codes for MNSGRRQDDGERYRTILETAARLICERGYEGTSMQEIAAACRMTKAGLYHHVQNKEQLLFDIMSYGMDAFEQQVLDQVRHLEDPVARLRECMRLNIHLVTGGCSKEVIIILHEHATLTGEARAFIDSRKKAYVRFLEDSFSEAVRLGRIRTVQPTVAAFSFLGMVLWIYKWFQPDGRLTAEQVSNEMVELLFAGLVSPAVAAVPGAGAPQLSIVPPVAVGEKS; via the coding sequence ATGAACTCGGGGCGAAGGCAGGACGACGGCGAGCGCTACAGGACCATCCTGGAGACGGCGGCGCGCCTCATCTGCGAGCGCGGGTACGAGGGCACGTCGATGCAGGAGATCGCCGCCGCGTGCCGGATGACGAAGGCGGGGCTCTACCACCACGTGCAGAACAAGGAGCAGCTGCTCTTCGACATCATGAGCTACGGGATGGATGCCTTCGAGCAGCAGGTGCTCGACCAGGTGCGGCACCTGGAGGATCCCGTCGCGCGGCTGCGCGAGTGCATGCGGCTCAACATCCACCTGGTGACGGGCGGCTGCAGCAAGGAGGTCATCATCATCCTCCACGAGCACGCCACGCTCACCGGCGAGGCCCGGGCCTTCATCGACAGCCGCAAGAAGGCCTATGTGCGGTTCCTCGAGGACTCGTTCTCCGAGGCCGTGCGCCTGGGGCGCATCCGCACCGTGCAGCCCACCGTCGCGGCGTTCTCGTTCCTCGGCATGGTGCTGTGGATCTACAAGTGGTTCCAGCCCGACGGGCGGCTGACGGCCGAGCAGGTCTCCAACGAGATGGTGGAGCTGCTCTTCGCCGGGCTCGTCTCGCCCGCGGTGGCGGCCGTGCCTGGGGCGGGTGCTCCGCAGCTGTCGATCGTTCCCCCCGTGGCGGTGGGGGAGAAGTCATGA
- a CDS encoding CoA-transferase subunit beta, whose translation MNVAPAVTPAELVVSLLAQEIDDGAVVATGVASPLAILAIAVARATHAPGLTYLACVGSLDPDLPFLYPSSEDLGYLEGRSAEITIPDLFDHARRGRVDTVFFGAAEVDAQGRTNMTASGSLERPRSKFPGVAGAATLRQWVRRPILVVPRQSRRNLVPEVQVATTRDDHRPVKLISDLGVFELGAGGARLLARHPWVELEAIQERTGFSFQVEEPLPVTPLPDARTVSAIRAIDSRGLRDQLVGA comes from the coding sequence ATGAACGTGGCGCCCGCCGTGACTCCCGCGGAGCTGGTGGTCTCGCTGCTCGCCCAGGAGATTGATGATGGGGCGGTGGTGGCCACCGGAGTCGCCTCGCCGCTGGCCATCCTCGCCATCGCGGTGGCCCGGGCCACGCATGCGCCCGGGCTGACGTACCTGGCGTGCGTGGGCTCGTTGGATCCGGACCTGCCGTTCCTGTACCCCTCGTCCGAGGACCTCGGCTACCTGGAGGGACGCTCGGCGGAGATCACCATCCCGGACCTCTTCGACCATGCGCGCCGGGGGCGGGTGGACACCGTCTTCTTCGGGGCCGCCGAGGTGGATGCGCAGGGGCGGACGAACATGACGGCCTCGGGCAGCCTGGAGCGGCCGCGGAGCAAGTTCCCCGGAGTGGCGGGGGCGGCGACGCTGCGGCAGTGGGTGCGCCGGCCCATCCTGGTGGTGCCGCGCCAGTCGCGCCGCAACCTCGTGCCCGAGGTGCAGGTGGCGACCACGCGGGACGACCACCGTCCGGTGAAGCTCATCTCCGACCTGGGCGTCTTCGAGCTCGGGGCGGGTGGGGCCCGGCTGCTGGCCCGTCATCCCTGGGTGGAGCTCGAGGCCATCCAGGAGCGCACCGGCTTCTCCTTCCAGGTGGAGGAGCCGCTGCCCGTCACGCCGCTTCCGGATGCGCGCACCGTGTCCGCCATCCGCGCCATTGATTCCAGAGGCCTCCGCGATCAGCTCGTGGGCGCCTGA